ggAAAAGTTTATAGGGTTTTTAGCCTTTAGCAGTTTTCCATGATTGCCCTTGTAAAATTCATTTtgcagtgattttttttttcaaatgtgaTTAAGTGGGGTTAGTTCAAGTCCCATTCAGTATACAGATGCATTAGAGCCTTGTACTATGTACACTACCTATAACAGCCTGTGAAAATAGTTGATATGTATAACATTTTTATTCTTCTCTCCCCTTTTTCTTTCTCAATATGACAAAAATCAAAATAGAATATATTTctttaaatttcaatatttccCTAGGTTATAATTTCTgattaatttcataataattttaaatgtaatttttatattatatattgatGATTTGATATTCAGAAAGAGATAAATTTTAGGTGTGTAAGAGTAAGTTTAATTATGTCTTCTCTTTTCTCTATATATctcttcttttttgttttctaaTGAGGTGTTCCCATCATTTATAGCTATATGTATGGATGTCCTCTTTTTCTATTGTCAGACCgttatttaattcttttctgTACTTATATGgatctaatttttaaatatataaggaTCTGTCCTGATAGTTCCttcaatcgaattgaataaattgagCTTTGACGTTTTGAATCATAATTGTGGTTTGGTGTGCTGGGTTGTTACGAGACTTTGacctattatttttttatgagtttaGTAGTAAGAATCGAAGTGTTTGAGATTCAACTATTATTAAAGGATCAAATCAGTTCAACCTGCTTAAACCGTACACAGAATTGTGTGTTAATGAGTCAGTAGGCTTTGATGAGTCAGTATACAATAGTGAGCTTTGATTGTTCTTAAATTCGACTTTTCTAGGAGAGCTCAACTGCTCTCCAAGTGTTAAAGATATGACCGTGCATCttatgttaattaattattttattttataatattcttatatttaaataattttaatccaTAAATTGTaatattcttttgttttttctccTCAAAGCTAACCAACCGCCTTgacaaaagaaagaaacaacAAGAAATAGACCAAGTCAATAACTACACCACCAAACAATTCTTGTCTGCCAATTTTTTTCCTTGGTCATTCGCTTAATAGAATTGACAtttaaattatactaatggaaaaataataattaaatcaataaaattggACAATTTATTAATAGACCCAATTTATTAACTAGTCTAATTTGGAATTATgaatttaacttattttattatataactttGAAGTTATGGTCCATGGGAGAGAGTCAGAGAATGAAACATCAAACTCGGGCGTAGACTCAATTGCGGTCCATTTCGGGTTTGAAATCGACATTAAACCGAATCACTCtcattcaattcggttcgaattaaatttttgaagGAGGGAATATGCCAAACTACGTCGTTTTAGGGAAAGAAAAACGTTTGAATCACAAGAACATAATTAAATAGTCTTCAAAGAGTGTCGCACTCTCGAGTGGAAGGAACGAAAGATCACACGAACGAGAAAACAATGCCTCCTTTCTCCCCTTCCTTCCTTTCTCTCTCTTAATAATAAACATCTAGAGAGAGAAAGTTCATCTCGATACCCTCTCTTCCGTTGATTTACTTcttatcatcatcatcgtcatcGGCGCCGACAATTGTAGGGTccctaatttttctttttattaaaacaaaattttgaGGGAACATAGGGGAGAGGGGTTTTTGTTTTCTCCAAGGCTTAGGGTTTTTGATTGttatagagagagaaaaaagtTTCTGGGTTTGACCTACTATGGAGCCGCGCGTTGGTAACAAGTTTCGTATCGGTCGCAAGATCGGCAGCGGATCATTTGGAGAGATCTATCTCGGTTTGTTTTCCTTTTACACTCTTTTGTAAATACTTACTAATCTCTTGATTTTTCTCTCCGACTAATTTAGGTAATTTTTATTGGGATATTTTCAGGTACTAACATTCAAACAAACGAGGAAGTTGCAATTAAGCTTGTGAgtatctttttttctttttggctaAGTTCTGTTTACTTTTAGCTAGAAGGATGATGTTTCTAGGTCGTTAATTATATATGGGTATCATTAAAAACTACTGCATTGAAGATGATTGCTTAGAAAAAAAGCATATGAGCTTTAGTTTCAATGCTGCTTTATTCTGTTGAATAAGATGTTGACTGCTTCGTGCTTCTCTCTTGTGATTTTTCTGTGAATTTACTTGAATTCTAGTTCATCAATGGTGTGGGTTTCTTGTATCTTAACCTGCTTTACTGGGTTAGGTGTGAACTTCTTATTGTCATTTTGTTAACCAGGAAACCGCCAAGACAAAGCATCCTCAGTTGCTGTACGAGTCAAAGTTGTATAAGATTCTGCAAGGAGGAAGTAATGGTTATTCTTCGTTGTTGTGGTTACCCtttgtttttatttcttttaaattttttcctgATTGTTCATATGGTTACTTATTGTAATTTTGGCAGCTGGAATTCCAAATATTAGATGGGTTGGTGTTGAAGGAGAATATAATGTCCTCGTGATGGATTTACTGGGACCTAGTCTTGAAGATTTGTTCAACTTTTGTAGTAGGAAATTGTCTCTGAAGACTGTTCTGATGCTTGCAGACCAGATGGTAGAACATTAATTTCCAATGATGCACACATTGAATGATTTGtatttctttcatttatttatttcagttgtGATATTCCTGTCAGATTAATCGTGTTGAATTTGTTCATTCCAAATCATTTCTCCATCGAGATATTAAGCCAGACAACTTCTTAATGGGTTTAGGAAGGCGTGCCAATCAGGTATTAGTTTCATACTGATTTCTGTTATATCACTTTTGCTTTGTTGTACTGTCTTCCGTTTGCTCCCTAATGTCTATTTGAATGCAGGTCTATATCATTGACTTTGGTCTGGCTAAGAAGTACAGAGATACTTCAACACATCAGCATATTCCTTACAGGTTAATATTTTTGAATTACAAGAGGGCTAGTGCATTTAATATCTATTGTTTCCGAGGGTTCAGTGTGAAATCTAATTGCCTAACCTGTTGTTTCTATTTTTATGCATTGTGTCTGATTTGTTTATGTACAATGAATGGATGCTTTTGCATGATTACTTTGTTTAGTATCGAACACATGGTATGGCCAGATGCTCTTTTGTCAGAATCTGATAACTGATAAGTAGACTGGAGTACATCTGCTTTAGTCTGTAATTAATTAGTGTAGCTGGTTTGTTTTGCTTGTACACGTTTATATTACTGTGGTAATACTGGTGAACTTTATTTTGAGCACTGGCAGTTATTTGATGGTTTCTTTTCTGAGTGTTTATTTTGGCACTTACCAATTAATATTGGTCTcagttcaaataatataaagtgCTACTTTGGAACTGATGTGCTTATTCAAATTGCAGAGAAAATAAGAATTTGACAGGAACTGCAAGATATGCTAGCATGAATACTCATCTTGGCATTGGTATGTAATCGctatcttattttaattttcagcgTGTTCCTGGTGTAAGTCCTAATTGGTTATTGACTAAATAACTGTAGAACAAAGTCGCAGGGATGATTTAGAATCCCTTGGATATGTTCTGATGTATTTTTTAAGAGGAAGGTAAACATCCCAGTTTTTCATCATTAGCTCATTCCATATTTTTGTTGCATGGTTTGCTTGATTTTGACCCCATCTTTGCATGGTTTGTTGCACGGTAGTCTTCCTTGGCAAGGACTAAAAGCAGGGACCAAGAAGCAGAAGTATGAAAAGATCAGTGAAAAGAAAGTCTCCACTTCTATTGAGGTAAAAGAGTTCTTGTCTTTTACTGGcatctttattttatgatataCTCAGCTTTATTGAACTGATTTAAGATCTCTCTGCTTCCTCTTTAGGCCTTGTGTCGGGGTTATCCCACAGAATTTGCTTCGTACTTCCATTACTGTCGTTCACTCCGTTTTGATGACAAACCAGATTATGCTTATCTGAAAAGGCTGCTTCGTGATCTTTTTATTCGTGAAGGTTTGaattttcatgttctttctctGGGATGTTATACTTGTACAGGCAGGAAATCTAAAGCATTAATAACATAAAGTGCTGTGCCACAATAATCAGTTAGATTTCCTTCTTACTTCAGGTTTCCAGTTTGACTATGTCTTTGATTGGACAATTTTGAAATATCAGCAATCCCAGATCGCTAATCCTCCTACTCGTGCACTTGTAAGCATTGATTTCACTATTGTCCTTCTCAGGGCATCTAACTGTATGGTTGCTAATCTGTATAATTGATATTCATTTATATCTTCCATAGGGCCCTGGTGCTGGACCAAGCTCTGGCATGTCTCCTGCTGGTGCTAATGTTGACAAGCAATCAGGTTGCTCCACTGCCTTCCCTATAAGTTTTATATTCTTGTATCTATTTGTCTGGAGAGGTGCATAACATATATGATTTTTGCACTTGATCACAGGTGGGGAAGATGGTAGACCTGGTTGGCCTTCAGCAGATCCCTCTCGAAAGAGAAACTCTGGACCAATTACAAGTTCTGTAAATTTATCGAAACAGAAAGGTCCAATTGCAACTGATCTACCTGTATCCAAAGATGCTACAGTAAGTAATTTCTATATGCATGTACACAAAAGATCTTGTCAATACCTTTTGTTATTGCAGATATTAGGACTTGATATTATTTGTCTTCAACTCCATTATGCATAGTTTTTAGCCAATTGGATCATTGATCAATTTTAGGGGCTTGCGTGCACAATCCAGGTGGCATGATGCTCTGAAATGAGTTCACAAGAACACCACCCACCCACCCCCGAAAAAAAAAATGGTATCTGAAATTTTATGGAGTTGTATACATGTTGGTGGGTGTGGTTACTGAAAATGGAATTATATTAGGTCctgtttttgaattttaatttgcgTCGTTGTGCTGGACTAACTTCACTGGTGCATGCTGTGTTGGTGTTTTGAAGATGGTGATAATTTCATTAATACTCAATATTGTTACTTGGATTCGTTTTGTATGCTTGGACATGGGCAGTTATCCAGCTCAAATTTTCTGCCGACTATCGGATCATCAAGGAGACCTGCCATTTCTAGCAGTCGTGATGCAGCACTTGTTGGGAATGATTCTGAACCAACTCATTCTCGCATAACAGATGTGAGCCCTGCCGTCAAAATTTATGGCGGTCAAAGAAGTTCGGCCATGGTATCTTCAGAGCAGAAGCACCCACCTTCTGGTAGAAACTCCTCAAAAGTAAAGACCTTTGAATCAACTCTTCGGGGCATTGAGAGCCTGCACTTCAATAATGAAGAAAGGATTCAGTATTAAGAAATGCAGAACTTGGTACATTTCCCACTGTAAATTTACAATCAGATACACACACCTGAAAGTGGAATATGCGTTGTTATGTGTCGCTATATATCGTTGGTAGTGGCTAAGCAATCAAATTTCATATTCTCTCTTTTTGGTACATCAGCAAACAATACAGTTGAATTTGTTACCACATGATGGAATATGTATAGCAATAAATAGTTTCAAATTCTATGTTAGTTCTCATCCTTGCTGTACgtgcttttaaaaaattaatacctgagctgatattttaaatttaaattgatttgattgaatttttaatttaaatcaaatagcaTTCGAAATTATTATTAAGGCTAATCCACGTACTGTTcgaactcatttaattttatatatataaaattattatttatatttatctgtttttacaaaattgttacaaattatttaaaaatattacttaaaAAACTATGAATGAACAAGGGATACTGAAATCTGATAATTTTAGTTGCAGAGTTTAAATTATAACTATAGTTTAGTCTGATAATAAGTGTTATAGTTTAGTCTGATGGTAAATTTAGTCAGAGTTTTAGTCGAATCCGAgtaaatttaatagattttagatTTCACCttctatattaatattaaatattaatttaatagtattgCCAATTCGTTacttaaataatcaaataaatttagTATGATTAAAAACATGATCATAAAGTCAAAACAGGCAAGCGAATTCCCATGGTCAAAACTCAGAACAGCTTGCATTtatataattcttgaatttCATTTCTTCGTCCTCATTTTCAGCAACCTTCAATGTTGACCTAAACAAGTTGTCTCTTttccaaattttttatttttttttaaaaagccaAAATGAAAAGATAAATGAACATTCTGAATTCGCCAAATTACATTTatcttattattttgttttaacAAGTGATCAAGCAGCAGGAAAAGCTTAATGGATCACTTTGTTTTCCGGGAATCAAATAATCAAATGAAAAGGATCCCACAGAACAAGtgtaaaaaaagaagaaacagaGCAAATCTGTACTTGCCAATACTACAGTAGCACAATCCAAGATTAGTAGATTACCCATACATAACATTGAAAATTTAATCCCCAAATCAAGCTAATCTGTCAAATCTTCATCAAACTCAtctaatcatatatatatatatatatagtggaATCAATTTCCCAGATCTGGCTTTCTCTGGAGacgaaagaagaagaaaaaaagttaCAACCTTACCATATAGATTCCTGAGAAACTGAGATAATATTTATACTtctgagaagagaaagaaatacATCAGATCTTCAACTCTCTTCTCTCTCTAGACGTaatttagggttcagggttcatgATTATAGTCACCTCCATCCATAGAGCATCTGGGTGTAAGTGTCCTTGATCCACCTAAAGCTCTTTCTAAAGGATCCTTTCATCTTGCCTTCCATGGCATAAACCTTGTAGCTTGCAACTCTTTTTTTCCTTTGCAGCTCAGGATCATTTAAAATCCAGCTTTTTGAAGATGACCCAACATTATTTTtccctttcttgatcttcacttccTTCCCAAATTGATTTGGCTGTGCATAATTCACACTGTAAGATCTTAAATTTTGCATCCCTTTTGGTCCTGCTTTGTCTCCATAGTATTCCTCTATCTGCATCCTCCCATCTCTGCAAGACTTGGATCTGAAACCCTCCATTGCAAAATAGAAGAGAAGAAAACAAGAATCACAGGCACATCACTTTGAGAGATTCAAGAATTTAAGGTTAGGTTATATAGGacaaatgaatgagaaaaggcaaatagaaaaaaaaaaaaaatcttgctTTGGGATTGCTTTGCTATTGAGAGTATTGGAGTGGGACTCTTGAGATGGGAACATACCTAGTTCTTGTCTTTATACCCTTTTACTTGTGCACAACggcttatcttttttttttttttttttgttataaaaaaaattaatttttattttaataatggaGTTAGTGGAGTGGTGAGATTGAACATCTATGCCTGTGGTGTTGCATTGCATGAGGCTGCTGCTTGAGTTTGAATGGTCATGGATGGCTATGTGTCACTTGGGGATTTCAGGATTTGACTGCTgggaattttcttttctttttttatcctTCGATTGAGGATTAAATTTGAAAGTGTCACCATCTTTTCTTCCCAAATATGAGCAGAATTTATGTTAAATAAAATAcgaattaatttgattaatttttaagaaaaaaaattattatttattctctatattatattataaaaaaattataagtatttatttatttatttaaaaaaatgagatTGGTGATGAAGTTGTTGGGAGTTGCAATAGAGACATTAATTTTTGAAGGCAGCAAATTTTGACAAAATATTTAAGAAGTTAGATTTAATCATGAGGACATTTCTTAATCTACAAGTcgaaattctaatgcaaataataataatatcttaatTTAAGCTTTTGTCTGattaattttttcttcttctaatGAATCATGTTGATTAGATTGTTTTCTGAATTCATCATTTTatctcttatttttatattaaaaaatattgattttttcaCCTTtcatattttaacatttaataattataatttgacTCTACCAATAAAATCTTAATCCTTCTATGCTATCCAAAGTCATAGAAAGTGGGTCTTAAATTTAAGTCTTTCATCCACCaaccatttaaatatttttaaaaaaaagaaagaaaaaaagaataaaaatatctgtttatttttaaattttaaccgaCTAAAAAGAATTACATACCAGAGCACAGCACAGCACAGCAGGGTGGGTAGCTTCCATTACTGTTTTGTCCCATTGTGCATTTAAATTCTTTCTTAAAATTTACCATTTcatccattttcttttcttttgaatgCACTTTGGCCCTtgatatttttcaattaaaggCATATGAACATAAAGGCATGGGTATATCCTGCAAATGGACAGGCCATGATGTATGTTTTTGAATAGTTGACCCATATATCATTTGAATTAttgaaaatcttttttttttcttttttgaaattaGAGGACATTCATTAAATAAGATTGTGAACAATGCATCATCAAGAAAAATTAGGAGGTCGAATAGATATTTTTTACCAGctgtaaaatattttcaaatattaattgatatttttatttttatataaaaattataacctTTATTTAAGAAATAAGTGTGTCGATAGGCTTAACATATAAcattacttttatatataataaaataaaaatttaaaattattcttattatatttatactAATTCATAGAGGAAAAAAGAGTTATTTATTGGCTaactaaaaattattacttaaattttaaagcaaatatAAAAGTTGAGGTCATTTTGGTAATAAGAGCCTACATTTGAGCCCAATTGAACAGAACAAATAGAATGgcgcccccccccccccccccccccttcgAGATCTGTAGAACATGGTCTGCTTCCTTATATAGAGCATAAAGCTTTCCTCTTCTTTGGTCCTCTTTAGCTCTGCAATCTTTTGAGTTACCGAGAACTCTTACAGAGAGCGAGGAGGTACTCTTCTGCACTCGCCATTAATCTCACTTTTCCATTAAACAACTCTCATTCAAGGACTcaacaacaaaataaaattacaataaaacacAGACGGGTCTAGTTTTCAATAGTTATAGAATACCGACTCTTACGTCTCACAATTTGCTTCCTCTGACAACAAAAATTATACTTGCAGAAGCAAATATTCCATTATAATTTATAGAATAGGTAATTCGGGTATACAGAAACCCCCCcccagaaaaaataataataataaaagacaaCAACATGCATTTCTTTCCAAGAGGACAAAATAAGGACTAGACAATATCATCAGGTTGCAATTGAGAAGAAGCCTCATATGAGATTGAACAACTGTCAAATATGTCTGAAGATTTTAAATTAAGACACTAAACAAGAAGGGAGAAGACAGCACATTAAATAAGAAACCCTTTCCTCAACACCAAAAATTTCTCATCACAGGAGATCAGCAACATTAGATGGCAGCTCCTCGATGACCACATTGTAGAACTTCTGAATGTCAAACAGCATTCTCTCATCATCCCTTGTCACAAAATTAATGGCCACACCTTTTCTTCCGAATCGTCCACCTCGTCCAATACGATGAAGGTAGTTTTCAGGTTGAGTCGGCAGATCATAGTTTATGACAAGGGAAACTTGCTGGACATCAATACCACGCGCCAAAAGATCAGTGGTGATGAGAACACGAGAAGAGCCAGAACGGAATTCCCGCATGATGATATCGCGAGTGTTCTGGTCCATATCTCCATGAGTTGCTGATACTGTGTGATCACGGCTTCGCATCTTGTCAGTAAGCCAGTCAACCTTGCGCCGTGTGTTTACAAAGATGACACTCTGGGTGATGGCTAGTGTCTCATACAGATCACATAGCGTTTCAAGTTTCCATTCTTCCTTCTCAACATTGACATAGAACTGCTTGATACCCTCAAGGGTAAGCTCATCACGCTTAACCAAGATCCTCACAGGCTTGTTCATGAATTTCCTCGTGATCTCAAGGGCCTCTGGTGGCATGGTAGCAGAGAACACACCGACCTGAACTTTTGCTGGCAGCAACTGGAAAATGTCATATATCTGACGGCCAGACAACCATGTTAGAACCAAGAAACAAAGATCAATAAGCATGTCAAGGGCTCCTAAA
This sequence is a window from Manihot esculenta cultivar AM560-2 chromosome 4, M.esculenta_v8, whole genome shotgun sequence. Protein-coding genes within it:
- the LOC110613724 gene encoding casein kinase 1-like protein 2 codes for the protein MEPRVGNKFRIGRKIGSGSFGEIYLGTNIQTNEEVAIKLETAKTKHPQLLYESKLYKILQGGTGIPNIRWVGVEGEYNVLVMDLLGPSLEDLFNFCSRKLSLKTVLMLADQMINRVEFVHSKSFLHRDIKPDNFLMGLGRRANQVYIIDFGLAKKYRDTSTHQHIPYRENKNLTGTARYASMNTHLGIEQSRRDDLESLGYVLMYFLRGSLPWQGLKAGTKKQKYEKISEKKVSTSIEALCRGYPTEFASYFHYCRSLRFDDKPDYAYLKRLLRDLFIREGFQFDYVFDWTILKYQQSQIANPPTRALGPGAGPSSGMSPAGANVDKQSGGEDGRPGWPSADPSRKRNSGPITSSVNLSKQKGPIATDLPVSKDATLSSSNFLPTIGSSRRPAISSSRDAALVGNDSEPTHSRITDVSPAVKIYGGQRSSAMVSSEQKHPPSGRNSSKVKTFESTLRGIESLHFNNEERIQY
- the LOC110612693 gene encoding uncharacterized protein LOC110612693, giving the protein MEGFRSKSCRDGRMQIEEYYGDKAGPKGMQNLRSYSVNYAQPNQFGKEVKIKKGKNNVGSSSKSWILNDPELQRKKRVASYKVYAMEGKMKGSFRKSFRWIKDTYTQMLYGWR
- the LOC110613476 gene encoding eukaryotic initiation factor 4A-14, with amino-acid sequence MAGLAPEGSQFDAKQYDAKMNELLSTDGQEFFTSYDEVYDSFDAMGLQENLLRGIYAYGFEKPSAIQQRGIVPFCKGLDVIQQAQSGTGKTATFCSGILQQLDYGLVQCQALVLAPTRELAQQIEKVMRALGDYLGVKVHACVGGTSVREDQRILQAGVHVVVGTPGRVFDMLRRQSLRPDYIKMFVLDEADEMLSRGFKDQIYDIFQLLPAKVQVGVFSATMPPEALEITRKFMNKPVRILVKRDELTLEGIKQFYVNVEKEEWKLETLCDLYETLAITQSVIFVNTRRKVDWLTDKMRSRDHTVSATHGDMDQNTRDIIMREFRSGSSRVLITTDLLARGIDVQQVSLVINYDLPTQPENYLHRIGRGGRFGRKGVAINFVTRDDERMLFDIQKFYNVVIEELPSNVADLL